DNA sequence from the Pungitius pungitius chromosome 16, fPunPun2.1, whole genome shotgun sequence genome:
GAAAGATGCAACGAGTAATAAAAGGTTTGTGGCTTTGGTTTTTAGTGGTTGCAGCCAAGGGAAATTACAACATCAGAACAACAACAGCTGGAAAGCTAATTGAAAATGGAGATTTACCTGCTTATTTCCACACTACCCCGTGAGGTAGATAATACAGGGATTCATCTCAATGCTGCTTATAAACAATGTTTGAGTAGTAAGGGATCAGCCTTTGTGGCTAAATGAAGCTAGGTCCCAGGTTCCAACATGTAATGCCGACCCGGCAACAGTGCAGAACAAAGTCTGAAGCCCCCCTCCTCACAATTTGAATGCTGCaccaatatacagtatactcaGAAGCTACTGAGAACAAAACGCAGGTGCAAAGTGCACAAAGGGTAGTTGAGGGGCCTGGGAGAGAGAAGCACTCTCACACAGGAGGGCTATTACTGAATTCTCATTTATTATGAGTCATCGTTGATGTCGAATCAGAAGAAAACAGTCATGTCGAATAGACACAatcagaagaagagaaaaggcttTTCCACTTCCTGCCTTGCAGACAACGCAGGAAGTGTTTGGGCACCAGAAGCAACGGTGTGCGTCAGTGCACATATCAACTGCGACCACAGACAAAAtgctaaaggaaaaaaaaaaaaagaagtgagatACTCACTCTTCCGGTTGCCAGGGGAACCGCAGTCTCAGTCTTGGTTCTTTCTGCCTCATCATAGGAAGGCAGCGTGGTTGCTACGTTGTATGATGGAGGATTGGGGAAAGCCCCGTCTTCCTTGTAGTCAAAGAAGGCTGGAAAATAAACGGCACGGTTTCACAAACAAAGGCACAAGTGAGACTTTGAGATGATCTCTGAACTAGAATTTCTGACAAGTCCTTTATGATAGCAAATAAGCTTTTTAGATAACCATAACATGGCTGCTTatgcaaagaagaagaatctcCGGCGTGTGAGATACATACGAGTCAACTATTATATCCCACAAAGAGGCCAACTTGAAGAGCAATACCCTGTACAATGCCCGTATGTTTCTTTCTCGAACAGTCCACAGTAACTTATTGTTCACTGGCTCAAGATTTCATAAATGCCTCGTTTCCTTCGATTCGCCCtgtgacaacaaacacaaatacgGCATCTCTATGTACCAGCATTGCATATTAGCCCAGCACCTGGGAAACATCTGGGTTAGTGATGGTCTCACCGGCATTGTCCCCTGTGATGCTGCTGTAGGGGGGTGGAGATTCAGCTGCTACCAATGGACTCTCTTGTGGGTCCTCCTCATTGGTCAgctggggggggcggacaaCCACATCCTGGTTCATTAAAACATTAGTGCTGGGAACGTGTGTCAGCAGTAGCTGCTTTTAGGTAAAGAAGCTTCTCACTGCCTATATAGTGCTTCACTattattgaaatgtaaaaagaacTGACAGGGTAGCAGAAGGGATCATCTGAAAAGTTGTTTGAGCATAGAGAATATTGAAAATGAGAAATAAACGTGTAAATGTAAGAGTAGCACATGCTTGAGTCACCAGACTccgcctctccttcctcttgatTAAGCTGGAATTTAAAAGACATCCCATTTGATCATCAGCCAGGAAAGACCAGTGATATAGGGTTGAATACCAAGGGTTACTTAGCAACACTGGTTTCAACAAAAGAAATCCACTAATCGGCTAAAGAAACCTTAGTGGCAGCCTTGATTAGCAGAGGTatttacatgtacatgtatacGCTTTGGTTTTCCATTCGATGTGGGTGgcgctttattttattttatgctgTATTTCCTACTACGGAAATGTAATCCCACCACACGTTTGTTAGATTGCATTAGAGAGAAAATGGGGACAAGAGCAACTGGTCACTGCTGCAGTTCCAAATGACTATTTCCCATGATTTCTTAACCCTTAGTCGGTAAGATCCCCCTGACATGCGAAAAGATGATGATACCCCCGCATTCATTAGATAAAGGAACGATGAGAGATAGATAACCACtgataatacaaaacaaatgcGCTCACGTGACGTGGTCACTCTGAAAAACGTAATGATAGGCACGTTGTCGGCATGTTATCGGAATTAGCGGGTTTTATTAAGTCAGGAGACCCAAGCACAGAAGAGAAAACTGCATTGAAGTTACAAGTtttaaaagaagaggaagaaaaaatagCCAATAGCTCTCCGGTTCGATGGACGGAGCTCGCGTAGCATCAGCTTCAGCGGGCCAACGTAACGTCAGTTAACGTCAACCGTTTTGGTTTCGCGTCAAGCCATTTAGACCCGATTGAGAATAAACGAGACTATTCCCGAACAGATTCAATTGACGACAGCCACAACGAGACCGGCACACCTGGATAGGCGTCGACGTTTTTAATTAACAGCACGAAGCCGACGTGATGTCAAAACACGTAACGTTAGCTAGTTTTAAGCTGTCAAGAGACCGACGATAACGTCGAGTGTTTCCATACCTGCTGATATCTGCCGCTCGGTTCGCCCATTCCGATTATACAACTGCCGGGAATCAACAACAGAGATAGGAACAAGCCTGTGGGAcctcaaaaccaaaacaaaattaTATAACTGTTAACCTAAATCTTCTCGACgatgaaaaccttttttccttCGACTGCTCAGTGGTCACACCACTGTCAAGCTATTGTGTGGTTAGCGTAAAATACAAAGCTTCCGGTTAGCGTTGACGTTCTTTCAAATTAAGCCCAGAGTTAAAACTTTCACCAGTAAATAAAAGCTGTGTTTTGTGAATACCTATGTCACCTACATAAGTactaatgtatttatttatttaatctgtAACACGAAgacatgtttaaaataaatcttgACGTTggaaatttattttatttttttatttatttgtttattttgttttggaatCTTATCCGTATGATTTCTTCGTCATGCTGTCTAGCTTGATAGGTCTTGCTTCCCAAAACGATTGACGTCATTGGCCATAACAAACCCTCTACCGCCCCCGTTTGGAAGAAAGTGAAACCAAtatcaatataattaaaaaagaattaGCGAGAATAATGTAAGAACGAGAAAAATTCACACACTAAGTTAAAAGTCACCACCTTTGGTGGAATAATTACTCGAGTTCCTTAGAAATACCACTGAAATGCTAAGTTTAAagaaaagtcctgcattcaCAAATGTATTGAAGATACATAAACATATGAGCatcaaattacattaaaattaTCAAAACGAATATCTCTCTCTTACAAAAACTGTTATTGGTTTATGGTTAATGGCATATTGCTCCGTTCATCACTTTCATGTTTCACTTTTTTCCCGTTTTTATTGTTGGGCTTATTTAAACGATAAAGACATATCCCCAATCATTTTTGGTTACACTAGTTAGCATGTGACTTATAGCATGCATATCTCACTTGCTTTTTAAAGAAACTCTCAAAATATTCATCACTgtgcaatgaaaatgaatgcagtTTGGTCTTGAAAGGTTTTAATGTATCTTCatctaaaagaaaatgaaatgaacaataCCTACAGCACTTTGTATGTAGAAGTGATATATTGGTATATTGGCCTTTAGTGAAGTTACTAGGTGGGTTTCCGGTACCTAAGGAGCACAGGGTAAGTGGTGCCTATGTGCTTTTGGTTGTAGTGGTGGCAAACGATCTCCACGTCGTAGGAACTGAACTGGACTTTGACGCGCTCGTTGGGCGAGGTGAGGAAGCAGAGGGTGTAGAGGGCGAACTCGAACTCGGGACTGACTCCGATGAAGATGCTGCCCTTGGGCTTTATGCCGTCCTTCCAGCTGAACTGGAGGGCCAGGATGTGTTTGTTCTCGTCGGGCTGCAGTGAGAGAGAGGAATAAATGGCAGGGGATGAAAGAGCAACATCAAAGACGATGGTGTCCCAAGGGGTCAGTGCACCACGCAAATACTTTGCCGTGCGCTGTCTTGCAAGGATAATTGCAAACTGGTGACTAGTGTggcaaaaaaatatacaaaaatgaTCTGAAAATAGAAGATAAAAGAGAATAGAGAGAACAAAACAATCCAGCTACAGTAGTactgaatatatacatattcattCCCATCGTGAGGTCCAACTTAAGAGTGGCGATGTGCACACCTGGGGGGAATTGGCGCTGACGCTGTAGCCTTTGTAGTCGATGTGACCCAGCTTCTCCTGCAGGTACAGCTGGATCCAGTTGTGAAAGCCGATGACAGTCCTCCCGCCTCTGGTCTCTCCGACGAACACGTGCTCGAATCCAGAGGAGTCCGGCCTGGCGGGAGACGGGACGCACGTCATTTCCCGAATTCTTTTGTGTGGGGACGCAACGCAGCCGCGTCCCTTTTTTGGTCTGACGGCGTCATTCTGAAATGCTCCTTGTTGGTTCGTTTTAAAAAATGGAGACATATCCCTCGGAACTTAGCAGAGCGGCATCGATTGAACCGACTAAGTTGTATTAGCTCATGGAGCCATTCGGTCAAAATTGGCTCCTTAGTGGCTGTTTCCATCCTGAAACTGGCAGCTCACAGAGACGCAGAGTGGATGTTGCGTCAGATTCCACTGGTTATTAAGTAATATTTAGGTGCCGAGGCAGATTCCACCTACCTGCTGGATCCCCTCCTCGCATAAAGTTCAAACCAGATCCTGTATAGCTGCTCCTTGAATTTCGTATCATCCTTTGGAGAGAGGTTCTTCTCTACCAGGTATTTATGAGCTATCTGCAAACAAGCAGGAGTTCACGATGAAATGTTTCCGTTCGTGGTTCTATAAAGTAATACATTATAAATAATCCAATCATTGTGAACGTTAGTTTGGTTGTATAAATATTCCAAAGAGTGAAAGCGTATTGAGTTGTCGTCAATGTGTAA
Encoded proteins:
- the endou2 gene encoding uridylate-specific endoribonuclease B, which codes for MESESERELSAMAQELWDNDVNRLKPGTDYRISLQGKAGDSMCANDDNDGAGSPLFTFVDENTFKKETFLAFISLLDNYVSDTGEPEIVTPEEVVENHKFLDSIIQTPTMKIAHKYLVEKNLSPKDDTKFKEQLYRIWFELYARRGSSRPDSSGFEHVFVGETRGGRTVIGFHNWIQLYLQEKLGHIDYKGYSVSANSPQPDENKHILALQFSWKDGIKPKGSIFIGVSPEFEFALYTLCFLTSPNERVKVQFSSYDVEIVCHHYNQKHIGTTYPVLLRYRKPT